Proteins encoded in a region of the Sphingomonas jaspsi DSM 18422 genome:
- a CDS encoding acyl-CoA dehydrogenase family protein translates to MTLTDDQRMLADTVAPFMADEGAISKQLRHWRDIGCKDGFGHGLWKQLAELGLTGIIVPEAQGGAGLGQVEANLVLEEIGRNLTPSPFLTTAVAAVRALEGSAQADRWFPGIVAGDTVAALAIDEGPHHAPAAVALEAKRSGNGFSLSGAKQFVVHGASADVILVAARTAGSAGETDGITLFAVPKDAAGMTVENVALTDASKAARLTFDGCAVDADAVVGEVDGGWAPLSRALNAGRAGAAAELVGVAAGSAEMTFDYLKQRKQFGRLIGEFQALQHRAAHLYGEIEIARAAALKAAQLLDAGDTKAELMVAVAKAKAGKVARLSVQEGVQMHGGIGMTDEHDIGFYMKRQAVLDELFGSPRFHSAEVARLSGY, encoded by the coding sequence ATGACCCTGACCGACGACCAGCGGATGCTGGCCGATACCGTCGCCCCCTTCATGGCCGACGAAGGCGCGATTTCAAAGCAGCTGCGCCACTGGCGCGACATCGGCTGCAAGGACGGCTTTGGTCATGGGCTGTGGAAGCAGCTGGCCGAACTCGGCCTGACCGGGATCATCGTTCCGGAAGCGCAAGGCGGCGCGGGGCTGGGCCAGGTCGAGGCCAACCTCGTGCTCGAAGAGATTGGCAGGAACCTCACCCCCTCGCCGTTTTTGACGACCGCGGTTGCAGCGGTGCGGGCGCTCGAAGGCTCGGCGCAGGCCGACCGCTGGTTCCCGGGCATCGTCGCGGGCGACACGGTCGCGGCGCTGGCGATCGACGAAGGTCCGCACCATGCCCCGGCGGCGGTGGCGCTGGAAGCCAAGCGGTCGGGCAACGGCTTTTCGCTCAGCGGTGCCAAGCAGTTCGTCGTCCATGGCGCCAGCGCCGACGTCATCCTGGTTGCCGCCCGCACGGCCGGGTCGGCCGGTGAGACCGACGGGATCACGCTGTTCGCCGTTCCGAAGGACGCGGCGGGCATGACGGTAGAGAATGTTGCGTTGACCGACGCGAGCAAGGCCGCGCGCCTGACATTCGACGGCTGTGCGGTCGATGCCGACGCGGTCGTGGGCGAGGTCGATGGCGGCTGGGCGCCGCTGTCGCGCGCGCTCAATGCCGGGCGCGCAGGCGCGGCGGCGGAGTTGGTCGGCGTCGCGGCGGGATCGGCCGAGATGACCTTCGACTATTTGAAGCAGCGCAAGCAGTTCGGCCGGCTGATCGGCGAGTTCCAAGCGCTGCAGCACCGCGCCGCGCACCTGTATGGCGAAATCGAGATCGCCCGGGCGGCGGCGCTGAAGGCGGCGCAGCTGCTCGACGCAGGCGACACCAAGGCCGAGTTAATGGTCGCGGTGGCCAAGGCCAAGGCGGGCAAGGTCGCGCGCCTGTCGGTGCAGGAAGGCGTGCAGATGCACGGCGGCATCGGCATGACCGACGAACATGACATCGGCTTCTACATGAAGCGGCAGGCGGTGCTGGACGAACTGTTCGGCAGCCCGCGCTTCCATTCCGCCGAGGTGGCGAGGCTCAGCGGCTATTAA
- a CDS encoding PaaI family thioesterase gives MTDLPPYARLLDLRIEDLGNSVRYLMPFHDDVVGRPGFLHGGAIAGLLEFAAFSSLERAIGDPAVVKKPTTVTVDYMRGGTPTDTYAEAIVERLGNRIANVEAVAWQRDRAKPIAAARINFLLERP, from the coding sequence GTGACTGACCTTCCGCCCTATGCCCGCCTGCTCGACCTCCGGATCGAAGACCTGGGCAATTCCGTTCGCTACCTGATGCCGTTTCACGACGATGTGGTCGGCCGTCCCGGCTTCCTCCACGGCGGCGCGATCGCGGGCTTGCTGGAATTCGCCGCCTTCAGTTCGCTCGAACGGGCGATCGGCGACCCGGCGGTGGTCAAGAAACCGACGACCGTCACCGTCGACTATATGCGCGGCGGGACCCCGACCGACACTTATGCCGAAGCGATTGTCGAACGGCTGGGCAACCGCATCGCCAATGTCGAGGCCGTCGCCTGGCAGCGCGACCGCGCCAAGCCGATCGCCGCCGCGCGCATCAATTTCCTGCTCGAACGGCCTTAA
- the purS gene encoding phosphoribosylformylglycinamidine synthase subunit PurS produces MKARVFVTLKNGVLDPQGKAIHHALEGLGFGGVNDVRAGKLIELDLADGTSDSDIEEMCRKLLANTVIENFKIERAA; encoded by the coding sequence ATGAAAGCGCGTGTGTTCGTGACCCTCAAGAACGGCGTCCTCGACCCGCAGGGAAAGGCGATCCATCACGCGCTGGAAGGCCTTGGATTCGGCGGCGTGAATGACGTCCGCGCAGGCAAGCTGATCGAGCTCGACCTCGCCGACGGAACCAGCGACAGCGACATCGAAGAAATGTGCCGCAAGCTGCTGGCCAACACGGTCATCGAAAATTTCAAGATCGAACGGGCCGCCTGA
- the purQ gene encoding phosphoribosylformylglycinamidine synthase subunit PurQ translates to MQAAVIVFPGSNCDRDLAVAIRDVTGKAPAMVWHRESELPAGTDLIAIPGGFSYGDYLRSGAMAARSPIMKAVVEAAGKGVPVLGICNGFQVLTETGLLPGALMRNAGLHFVCRTVGLKVENSQSIFTARYQSGEQIGIPVAHHDGNFQADAETLDRLEGDGRVAFRYTEQVNGSARDIAGVLNAQGNVLGMMPHPERVIENAHGSTDGRRLFEGLLEAVA, encoded by the coding sequence ATGCAGGCCGCGGTCATCGTCTTCCCCGGTTCCAACTGCGACCGCGACCTTGCCGTCGCCATCCGAGACGTAACCGGCAAGGCGCCGGCAATGGTCTGGCATCGCGAGAGCGAGCTTCCCGCGGGCACCGACCTCATCGCTATTCCCGGCGGATTTTCCTACGGCGACTATCTTCGGTCTGGCGCGATGGCCGCGCGATCGCCGATCATGAAGGCGGTGGTCGAAGCGGCCGGCAAGGGCGTTCCCGTGCTGGGCATCTGCAACGGCTTCCAGGTGCTGACCGAAACCGGCCTGCTGCCCGGCGCGCTGATGCGCAATGCGGGGCTGCATTTCGTCTGCCGCACGGTCGGCCTGAAGGTCGAAAACAGCCAGTCGATTTTCACCGCGCGCTACCAATCGGGCGAACAGATCGGCATCCCGGTCGCGCACCACGACGGCAATTTCCAGGCCGACGCCGAAACGCTTGACCGGCTGGAAGGCGACGGCCGGGTCGCGTTCCGCTACACCGAACAGGTCAACGGATCGGCCCGCGACATTGCCGGCGTGCTCAATGCACAGGGCAATGTGCTGGGCATGATGCCGCACCCCGAACGGGTGATCGAAAATGCGCACGGATCGACTGACGGCCGCCGCCTGTTCGAAGGTTTGCTCGAAGCCGTCGCCTAA
- a CDS encoding PQQ-dependent sugar dehydrogenase, whose translation MMLRPVLLLLLAALLSSEAPYAADGRCDGYPRVSLLTSKGSCVGLVAAGLGFPRGVAAVGEDLFITDLGSWEPGHGRLLRLSPGERVASVVIDRLDRPGAIVADARGRLIVALAGKVVRIDPKAADPAAAMVTLMTGIPSDGRHNLPGLLLDRKGGLLVSIGSASDNCEGRGGARPPPDRPCAELSGRPPRASHLYIAKGQPLPVDAPSAAVFATGMRNTLALAEAPYGTILAASNGRDAIDQADPKLADARFPHDVLLRVHRGSRFDWPYCFDLGRPSPEFPKADCKRFDAPAMLLPPHAAPLSMLVYRGERLRGLKGKLLIAFHGYRAAGHRLVSLPIDRSGRPIGALRDIVSGWKAVTGLRPQGAPVALLELADGSVLIVEDHNGTLLRLSSDRPARTAR comes from the coding sequence ATGATGTTGCGTCCAGTCCTGCTGCTCCTGCTCGCCGCGCTTTTGTCGTCAGAGGCGCCATATGCCGCCGACGGCCGGTGCGACGGCTATCCCAGGGTTTCACTGCTGACGTCGAAGGGTAGCTGCGTCGGACTGGTCGCCGCTGGCCTGGGCTTTCCGCGCGGCGTCGCCGCGGTAGGGGAGGACCTCTTCATCACCGATCTGGGGTCGTGGGAGCCGGGCCATGGTCGGCTGCTGCGGCTTAGTCCCGGCGAGCGGGTCGCCAGCGTGGTGATCGACCGGCTGGACCGGCCGGGCGCAATCGTCGCCGACGCGCGGGGCAGGCTGATCGTGGCATTGGCGGGAAAGGTGGTGCGGATCGATCCCAAGGCCGCAGATCCCGCGGCCGCCATGGTAACGCTGATGACCGGCATTCCCAGCGACGGCCGCCACAACCTCCCGGGCCTGCTCCTCGACCGGAAGGGCGGCCTGCTGGTCAGCATCGGCTCGGCCAGCGACAATTGCGAGGGCAGGGGCGGCGCGCGTCCGCCTCCCGACAGGCCCTGCGCCGAGTTGTCTGGGCGGCCGCCACGCGCGAGCCATCTGTACATTGCCAAAGGCCAGCCCCTGCCGGTCGATGCCCCAAGCGCCGCCGTCTTCGCGACCGGCATGCGGAATACGCTCGCGCTGGCCGAGGCCCCCTACGGCACGATCCTGGCGGCGAGCAACGGGCGCGACGCGATCGACCAGGCGGACCCGAAGCTGGCGGACGCGCGCTTTCCCCACGACGTCCTGCTCCGCGTGCATCGCGGCAGCCGGTTCGACTGGCCTTATTGCTTTGACCTAGGCCGGCCCAGCCCCGAATTCCCGAAGGCGGACTGCAAGCGGTTCGATGCGCCCGCGATGCTGCTTCCGCCCCATGCCGCGCCGCTTTCGATGCTGGTCTATCGCGGCGAGCGGCTACGCGGCCTGAAGGGCAAATTGCTGATCGCCTTCCATGGATATCGCGCCGCGGGGCATCGACTGGTCAGCCTGCCGATCGATCGCAGCGGCCGTCCGATCGGCGCCCTGCGCGACATCGTCAGCGGCTGGAAGGCAGTGACCGGCCTACGTCCCCAGGGGGCGCCGGTGGCATTGCTGGAGCTGGCCGATGGATCGGTCCTGATCGTCGAAGATCACAATGGCACGCTGCTTCGCCTGTCGAGCGACCGCCCGGCACGGACCGCCCGTTAG
- a CDS encoding sensor histidine kinase, with the protein MSESRFNRATYAVLGAAFLLLAIAFAAAVSLSRIATSAGDRVEHTFEVISTISLLETDIERSETAVRGWLLAPEPQRLANYKKFSSRIAPTLEAAESLVADNRKQVRAIQNLKPDLIEEVETLDAIVALAERGDRQGALRLFLDTANKFNVTTIRNETDAMRAEERRLLTQRRAAEGRALRNFALVVAITAGLLAAVAIGVFFLVRRYTSTILASRARLHLLNTNLEGAVAERTSDLKRANDEIQRFAYVVSHDLRSPLVNVMGFTAELERADKVVSDFIGKVEEAQPDLVTQDVTYAAREDLPEAIGFIRSSTQKMDRLINAILDLSRQGRRVLTPEHLPMERILQDIADSLATQSDLRGATITIETPLPDLRHDRLAVEQIFQNLMENATKYLSPDRPGQIVVRGRREGKRAIYEVEDNGRGIAPEDHERVFELFRRSGQQDQKGEGIGLANVRALAYRLGGTVTVRSTLSEGSTFVVDLPTEFSGEDKE; encoded by the coding sequence GTGTCTGAAAGCCGTTTCAATCGCGCGACTTATGCCGTGCTCGGTGCGGCGTTCCTTCTGCTCGCAATTGCCTTCGCGGCGGCTGTCAGCCTGTCGCGTATCGCTACGTCGGCGGGCGACCGGGTCGAACATACCTTCGAAGTCATATCGACCATATCGTTGCTGGAAACGGACATCGAGCGGTCGGAAACCGCCGTTCGCGGATGGTTGCTTGCGCCAGAACCGCAACGCCTGGCCAACTACAAGAAATTTTCTTCCCGCATCGCCCCGACACTGGAGGCGGCGGAATCTCTGGTGGCCGACAACCGAAAGCAAGTCCGCGCGATCCAGAATTTGAAGCCCGACTTGATCGAGGAAGTCGAAACGCTCGACGCCATCGTCGCGCTTGCCGAACGCGGCGACCGCCAAGGTGCGCTACGGCTTTTCCTCGATACGGCCAACAAGTTCAACGTTACGACAATCCGCAACGAAACCGACGCGATGCGGGCCGAGGAACGGCGATTGCTCACTCAGCGTCGGGCGGCGGAAGGCCGGGCGCTGCGCAACTTCGCGCTGGTGGTCGCCATCACTGCCGGCCTGCTCGCGGCGGTCGCGATCGGGGTGTTCTTCCTGGTACGACGGTACACGTCGACCATCCTCGCCAGCCGGGCCCGGCTTCACCTGCTCAACACCAACCTTGAAGGCGCGGTGGCGGAACGAACCTCGGACCTCAAGCGCGCCAACGACGAGATCCAGCGCTTTGCCTATGTCGTCAGCCACGACCTGCGATCGCCGCTCGTCAACGTGATGGGGTTCACGGCCGAACTGGAGCGGGCCGACAAGGTCGTCAGCGACTTCATCGGCAAGGTCGAGGAAGCGCAGCCCGACCTGGTGACGCAGGACGTGACCTACGCCGCCCGCGAAGACCTGCCCGAAGCAATCGGCTTCATCCGTTCGTCGACGCAGAAGATGGACCGGCTGATTAACGCCATCCTCGACCTGTCGCGGCAGGGACGGCGGGTGCTGACGCCGGAGCATCTGCCGATGGAGCGGATTTTGCAGGACATCGCTGACAGCCTTGCCACGCAAAGCGACCTTCGGGGTGCAACCATCACTATCGAGACGCCCCTGCCCGATCTTCGCCACGATCGACTAGCGGTCGAGCAGATTTTCCAAAACCTGATGGAAAATGCGACCAAATATTTGTCGCCCGACCGCCCCGGCCAGATCGTCGTGCGCGGTCGCCGCGAGGGTAAGCGGGCGATCTACGAGGTCGAGGATAATGGGCGTGGCATTGCGCCCGAGGATCATGAGCGCGTGTTCGAATTGTTCCGTCGGTCAGGCCAGCAGGATCAGAAGGGCGAAGGAATCGGGCTCGCTAATGTCCGCGCACTGGCCTACCGCCTTGGCGGCACGGTAACGGTTCGGTCGACCTTAAGCGAAGGTTCAACCTTTGTCGTTGATTTGCCGACGGAATTTTCTGGGGAGGACAAGGAATGA
- a CDS encoding response regulator, whose amino-acid sequence MNAQHPVSIVMIEDDEGHARLIEKNIRRAGISNSLRHFTDGTSGLDYLFNAPEGPAHNGPALVLLDLNLPDMSGTDILAKIKGDEKLHRVPVVVLTTTDDKNEIQRCYDLGCNVYITKPVNYESFADAIRQLGLFLSVIQVPSNDA is encoded by the coding sequence ATGAACGCGCAGCATCCGGTCAGCATCGTGATGATCGAGGACGATGAGGGCCATGCCCGGCTGATCGAAAAGAATATCCGCCGCGCGGGGATTTCGAATTCGCTGCGCCATTTTACCGATGGCACCAGCGGTCTCGACTATCTGTTCAACGCGCCGGAAGGTCCGGCACATAACGGCCCCGCGCTCGTGCTCCTCGACCTCAACCTGCCGGACATGAGCGGGACCGACATCCTCGCCAAGATCAAGGGCGACGAGAAATTGCACCGCGTTCCCGTCGTCGTGCTCACCACGACTGACGACAAGAATGAAATCCAGCGCTGCTACGACCTCGGCTGCAACGTCTACATCACCAAGCCGGTCAATTACGAAAGCTTCGCCGACGCGATCCGCCAACTGGGGCTGTTCCTGTCGGTGATCCAGGTGCCGAGCAACGACGCCTGA
- a CDS encoding sensor histidine kinase, producing MKEPRTILYIDDDAGLRRLVDKLLSRRGHTVVTAEDGAAGVAKAREGNFDIIAVDHYMPGMDGLQTLAALRELPDCPPVVYVTGSEESQIAVAALKAGAYEYVVKTIGDDFVDLLEQAFTLALARVRLEREKREAEDKLKAANERLEALLREVNHRVANSLQLVSTFVHMQARGLDNAGAREALEDTQRRIDAIAQVHRKLYASGDVEQVAMDEYLAAIVEELQETWSTPTAPRSIQLRAEPLQLHPDKAVSLGVIVNELVSNACKYAYDPAVPGEIRVELSRANDQQFSLLVEDDGCGIKDGDAPKGSGLGSKLVLAMAKSLAATLDYDKAHTGVRARVVAAI from the coding sequence ATGAAAGAGCCGCGTACCATCCTGTATATCGATGATGACGCCGGCCTGCGCAGGCTGGTGGACAAGCTGTTGTCGCGTCGCGGCCATACGGTCGTCACGGCCGAGGACGGCGCGGCGGGCGTCGCCAAGGCCCGCGAAGGCAATTTCGATATCATTGCCGTCGACCATTATATGCCGGGCATGGACGGGCTGCAGACGCTGGCCGCATTGCGTGAGCTGCCTGACTGTCCGCCAGTGGTTTATGTCACCGGGTCCGAAGAGAGCCAGATCGCCGTCGCGGCGCTGAAGGCGGGCGCCTACGAATATGTGGTCAAGACGATTGGCGACGATTTCGTCGACCTGCTCGAGCAGGCCTTCACACTCGCGCTCGCCCGCGTCCGGCTGGAACGGGAAAAGCGCGAGGCGGAGGACAAGCTTAAGGCTGCCAACGAGCGGCTCGAAGCCTTGCTGCGCGAGGTCAACCACCGCGTCGCCAACTCGCTGCAGCTGGTGTCGACCTTCGTCCATATGCAGGCGCGCGGGCTGGACAATGCCGGCGCCCGCGAGGCGCTCGAAGATACCCAGCGGCGGATCGACGCCATCGCCCAAGTCCATCGCAAGCTCTATGCCAGCGGCGATGTCGAGCAGGTGGCGATGGACGAATATCTGGCCGCCATCGTCGAGGAACTGCAGGAAACCTGGTCGACCCCGACTGCCCCGCGATCGATCCAGCTTCGAGCCGAGCCGCTGCAGCTTCATCCCGACAAGGCGGTGTCGCTGGGCGTGATCGTCAACGAACTGGTCTCCAACGCGTGCAAATACGCCTACGACCCGGCCGTTCCGGGTGAGATCAGGGTCGAACTCAGCCGCGCCAACGACCAGCAATTTTCCCTGCTGGTCGAAGACGATGGCTGCGGAATCAAGGACGGCGATGCGCCCAAGGGCAGCGGCTTAGGGTCGAAGCTGGTCCTCGCCATGGCCAAGTCGCTTGCCGCGACGTTGGACTATGACAAGGCTCACACCGGCGTCCGCGCGCGCGTCGTGGCCGCGATCTAG